The following DNA comes from Hypanus sabinus isolate sHypSab1 chromosome 15, sHypSab1.hap1, whole genome shotgun sequence.
cgaactgactggggtgtgCAAGTGTGGAAACCGCAGATCTAATCGCACAATGAGGAATTGAGGCCCagctcttgaagcttattgattagtcttgagaagatgattgtattgaatgctgagctctggtcaataaaaagcatcctgattTATGattttcacctgtgagtcgactggtgtggtatactgcgtccggtactcccggtgtggccttttatatattggcgagacccgacgcagactgggagaccgtttcgctgaacacctacactcggtccgccaggaaaagcaggatctcccagtggccacacgttttaattccacgtcccattcccattctgatatgtctatccatggccgcctctattgtcaaaatgaatccaaactcaggttggaggaacaacatataaggcctcccatcccatgatcctttcccttctccagctctgtatcactttcaccaatcacctttccagctcttagcttcaccccaccccctccggtcttctcctattattttgcatttccccctccccccccactttcaaatctcttactatctttcctttcggttagtcctgacaaagggtctcagcccgaaacggcgacatcacttctccctatagatgctgcttagcctgctatgttctaccagcattttgtgtgtgttatcctgATTCATGCATGTTTTCTGTCCAGGTATTcaagagttgagtgaagagccaaagcGATGGCAGCTGTTGTGCCAGTAGGTGAATTGGAGTGGATCTAGGTCCCTTCtcgggcaggagttgatatgtttcattgcCAACTTCTAGTGCAGACGGTGTTTAAATACTGCATTGACAGCAGATGTCCCACCACTGAAAAAATTAAAGTGGATGCCTCCTGCTACAAATTCATTTGCCTGTGCTATTTCCCTGTCTGCGATGACAGAGAAAATTCGAAAATCtgaggttcaaagggacttggtggtccttgtgcaggattccctaaaggttaatttccagtttgagtctgtgtggaggaAGGGAGGTGCAgtgttagccttcatttcaagaggactagaatataaactcaaggatgtaatgttcaggctttataaggcagcGTTGAGGCCTCGCGGAGTACTTGGAGCAATTTTGGGTctcatctgagaaaggatgtgctgacactggagagggttcaaaggaggttcacaaaattattctgggaatgacaAGCTTATCACATGAAGAGAATTTGACGACTCTGGGCTTctactcactggggttcagaagaaagaaaagtgaccccattgaaacccatcgaatggtgaaaggcattgatagattagatgaggagaggatgtttcctatggtgggggagtctaagaccagaggacacagcctcagaattgggaGAGaagtccttttaaaatggagatgaggaatttctttagccgaagaatgatgaatctgtggaattcattgctacaggtgattctggaggccaagtcattggatctatgtaaggcagaggttggcagattattgattagtcagggcatgaagggatacagggagaaggcaggagactggtgcTGAGAGGGAAAGTGAACCACccctgatgaaatggtggagtcaaaatggcctaattttgctcctgtatcttatgaccTCATGATGACATTGATGGTCACAACACTTAGTTACTAAATAACATAAATTGAGTTGGAATATCATGATCTATGACCTCCATAATATGCTTTTAAGTTTATAAGGAGAATGTTACACAAAGTATTGAAAACTACATGATGCACTGTAAAGGAATAAAACACAAAGTGCAGGAGacgttcagcagatcaggcagcatctaatacAGAACCAATAAAATAATGCTTCAAGTCAGAGATCCTTAATCAGATCTGTTTGTCCTGCATCTCTGGATTTCATTCAGGTTTTGCAGCTTTATTTGAAGGCAATCACTGTAAATTCCCACACTGTCTTTATCATGCGTATTATTTTAAAAACACTACCCAACACACGGGGTACGATTGTGTTCCTGAGCTGTCCCATGCTTCCTCACAGCACTTGACCCTCTGCCTCTTTCCGACAGTTCTGTAGCTCTGGGGCACACGGTTTGCTGTGCAGACAGCCATTTAACCCTGCTGAACCATTTCCAGGGAATCGTTTACAAATATTATCTTGCATGTACACTGAGGGTGATTTGTGGAGTAGTTTTGACACCTCTTAAAGGAAGTGATTCTTGATATATGGATGTTTAAAGTGAGGAATGTACCATGTTCACCATTCTTTATCTTTTGACTTGGCATACACACTCAAATAGGTATCGAATAGGCTTCCAGATGAAGGATTCTGTCTCCAAGTATGGTGATTGGGTTTTCTTTCCTCAAGCTGTTGCTCACCCACTGTAACTTGGTTTGTTTCCCTTTTCTGCAGTTGATCTGTTTGTAATGTTCACTGTAACACAGCGCCTGGGAGGATATGATGCGGTGAGTTTCCTCCTTGATTGCACTGAACTGTTAACCTACACATACATAATTGGTCAGAACCCATTTTTGAAATATTGTGATTCACAAATTACGGccaaaaaaaaattgagatgCAGGGAAAAGTGCTTTTTTCTTTCAGAATTTATGTAATGACACGGTTGCTTTAAATTTTGTCAAGAGCTCATGTTATGGAGAGTCATGTGAAAAGTTGTCAAGGAATGCATCTCTCTGTGAACTGCAGTGCGCGATAAAGAGAAATCTCAGAATAAACTGCCATATTAccttcctcttcccaccccacccctccagcCCTGACCACGCACTGTCTCTTTTGACTTGAATCTACATTCCTAATGTTGTCTTTGTTCAGTTTGCCATTTTTGCATATTCATCGGAGTTGCCAAAATAAACAATCATCCTTTGCCTTTTTGGTGGTTCCCcccacctctccccccacctctcccccccctcGCAATTTGACACAGACTCCCTCACTCCCTAATAAAGGGGCTTCCTGCAGTGAGAGGCCAAAACAAAACAAAGCAACTCGCTGATTACAATGTTGAAGTCTGCCATGTCACTTATATTTAGAGGTCTCCAACTCAAGTGGCGGCAGACTCTCCCCACCAAAGAGTAAGAGTGATTCCCTGAGTACAGAGGCCTCCAACAGCTGATCcgctgttggtgatgttcagtttcTCTCACGGTGTGAGTCACTGACTGCAGACCACAGGGCTGCAGGATCTTGCCCCAGAGGTGCTCCTCTTTCAGGCCACATCCATGGCATATTGGAAAAACAGACGGTTGGTGAGCCCGAGGACCAGGACCATAGCCATAAAGAAGCCACAgttgagtgcagctgtagatcacagactccaacagaaccccatccaccttgaaaagggggagaaaagagacaaaatgaagaaataaagctgtttttgCGGGTGAACTCAAAGAAGCCAGCCTCTGGACTCTCTTCCCCCAATAAGTCGCCACTAActataggaacagttattattgtTGTGCTTAGAAGCTCCACGTGCACTGACCTAATTACATATAAAGATAGCGCTGGTTTCCTGACAAACTTAGTCATATGTACTGGAATGCTGATGATCCACAGTTTGATCACTTGGATCTTTTGTGGGGGGGAAAAAATTGTTTAAAATAACAAATAACATTAAACTTAAATTTTACTGTTCTGCTGTCCAGCATTTCCTGGAACATCTATGAAGTGTTTCAATTTGCTGTTGCAGGTAACCGCTCGCAGGCTGTGGAAGCATATTTATGATGAGCTGGGTGGTAACCCAGGGAGCACTAGTGCTGCCACTTGTACCAGGAGACACTACGAGAGGTAGGTACATTGCAGCTCACTGGCAGCCTCAGCTCCTGGAACTCTAGCCAGCGCCAAAGCCTGTAACTACTTCAGCAGCAGTCTGCATGTTTCTGAATGTAAGGGGGTGATGGAAAGAATTTTCAGTCACTCTGTTTCAACTTAGAACACATCAACTAAAATGGGTATGGTGAAGGCTCTCTGTTTCATTAGTGACTGAATCCTTTCCTCTCCCTGTGAGAGCATAACACACAAAATTCACTGTTCTCTTCTGTAGAAGAGTTCAAGATGAAATGACATTCTGCAGTACAAATCCTGTTCATGTCATTTTGCATTGGTTTGGCTTCTGAGTACAGGTCAACAGGAGATGAAGACGATTATTTTTGTAGGGAAAAGCtattcctctgtgtgtgtgtaaataaaaTATTGCTCTGTATACTTTTATTATTAAGCATCTCTTCCTTTTGAACATTGTAGATAGGCAAAGCTATTTAAAGGAAAGTTGAATGCCTTGTTAATCACGTGTTAGCTAGTTTAGTCAagatgttcaaacattttacctttaCAATAAAGTCAGATATTGGAGGCAGTTTCCGGTGTAAAAGTGACTTTGGTTATAATTAAATTCAGTCTCAAGTTCTTTCTGGGCATGGAGAAGCTTGTGTGCTTTGGGGAAAGCTGGGCGGCGAGTAAGTAATGTTTGAAGTTGCTCCTTGGCAGTGTGATAAGAGAGAGCTGGTGCTGTTTACCTGCAGGCTTATCCTTCCATACGAACGCTACCTCAAAGGGGAGGAGCACAAACCACTGCCACCAGCCAAGCCGCGCAAGCACACTACGAGCACGTCTGAGGACTCTGAGAAAGATGTTAAAACTAAAAACGGGGAGCTGAACGTGAAAGTGAAGAAAGGTCCAGATGTGACTCAGATGTTTGAGAAGGAGGTGAGATTTGCCTTGTAGTCTGGACTTGTGTAGATTCTGAAAAACTATGTGGACTTTGGTCCAGTTTATGCTAACTTTTTCTTACATGATATTTTCTCACATTGCTTAAGCATAATACCAGGTTAGTGACATATTTGCTGtagctgctttttttaaaaaagaagtgtTATTTGCTCTATGTCTCCACATCTGTCAATCCCTGCTTTTGGTTAATCTTAGTTGGAAAACTCAAAGCTGTCAAACCATTGACTGTAATAGTTTTGGAATCCGCTGGAAGATCTCCACAGCTGGGAATGATGGGCACCCGAATTGTAAAGCTTTCTAATGAGGTTCTGTGATAACTATTGCTGTTCAGCAACTATACTGTAGTAAGAATTGGCACTTAAGCAGATGATTTGTATTATTGTACTGGAGAGGGTggctgaatagtccatgaacacttcctcactattcCCTTGGTAATATCTTGTTCTGTTCTGCTACCACAAAATGAATTCctgacgtatgtcagtgataataaacttgattctgattcactctCTCCATTTTTTTCCAGGATAAGCAACCAAGCGGTGAGAAATGCCAGGAGAACAGACAAAGGACTATCACTGCTCAACACTTAAATACTCAGGACAACTCCCAAGACAAACAGATGCAAACACTAAAATGTAAAAGGGAAGACAATGTTGCGTCGAATGTAGAGGAATGTTCTGGAAGCAAGACTTGCCCTCCCACAGGACAGAACGCAAGTGAGAAACCGGAGGCCAAAACATTTCGAATACACGAACACAAAATAAAACACCAGGAAAATCGAGAGTGTCCAAATGTGGGGAAGAAACAGAAGTCACCCCTCCACCCTCAGGACTTGTCCGGTGGCCCCAGTGTTAAACAGAATCTGCACGTGGGCACAGAGGGCAGTAAACCCATCTTTCAGTCTGCAgtgttccaacatcttccctctggAATATTGAACTTCCAGTTGCCGGAGGGCATTTCGCCTCTTGATGTTCTCAAAAGCCGGCTTGGTTTGGCCACATCCAAGGATCTATCCAAACCTACTTTGCACAGGCACCTCAAGGCAGAACAGTCCCAGGGCATTGCATCAAATGGTCAAAAGATCAAAGTCTGCACCACATCTCTGCGAGAGCCTGGAGTGCAGCGTGTGGCAGGACTTGTGCAAAAAGAATCTAAAGGTGTCCCTCAGCCAGCAAAGAGGCTTAGTTTCGAACAACTGAATGGAATTCGACCGGTGAAGGGAAATTCATCTACGCCACCCTCAATAAATAATTCAAGTACAGTCAAACATTCCAAAGCAGAGCATGAACTGAACTTGAGACCACTGGGTCTACGTGTAGGTAATGGCAGTGGAGCTTTGCTGGGTCACCCGATGAAGTTGGGTTTGGTAGAAGAAGGTTTGAATTTGAGCAAATCCAAGGACTGCAGCTATATATATGATCCTAATGGGCAACTGTATGAGATTTTACCTCAGAATTTGTCTAACAAACAGTTACCACCAAAGTGTGAGCCTTCTATACGGTACAGGGAGCAGTCCTCTCCACTGAACCTCAGCAAGTCAAATAAGGGCTCATCCGGAAAGAGAATTTCTGAATTCATGGACGCATCAGTCTGTGTATCACAGAAGGGTACTTCCGTTTATCCAATTCCCCCGTTTCTGCAAAATCTTTGTGAGAACAGGGAGAGCCATAAGAAAAACGAGCAACCAATCAAGAAGCTGCGACTAGATTCCTGTTACACCGAGGGGATTGGCCAGGGAAGAGACTCTACTCACTCAGATCATAGCTCTGGTGTGGAGTCACTTAGCTCATCGCCCCTGAGCCTAGGTTCTGGAGTTACGTCTGATGATATGCCCACGGACTTAAGTCTGCCAAAATACCCTAAGACCCAGAAGCCAGATCATTCTGCAATCAATAACGAGAGCCCTCAGGACAAAAGAGCTGGTTCTGACTCTGAGGCAAAAGGGAAGCACTTGACAGATCCACCTAAATTGCCTTCATTTCCTGCTGTATCGGAAGCAACCACTCCCCTGGATGGTATTTGGACAGCTCCGGCAAAGAGTGATCTTCATGTGCCTTCTGGAACATCCGTAAATTTAGACCAAGCAAAGAGCTGTCAAGATGAATCTCCAAACAACACTGAAAGGAGACAGTTCTCTTTCAGCAGCATGGTACCAGCTGAGCAAAGCTGTCCTCCAGCCCGCCTGGAAGAGCCGAGGAAAGAGAACGAAGAGCCACCGAGAAAGAAGCCACTAATGTCTAACTTGGCCAAAGTTGGCCACGATAAAAAGCCTCTGAAGTACCAAGAATCAGATCTGTCCAATCATCAGGATTTGTCCTCGAGTGGTGACGAGGATAACAAGAAAGGGGCACTCCCGGGCTCCTACCTGAATGGAACCTCTTGCCCAGACCTTCAGAACGTGGCGGAAAAATTTGGAGCCCATTTTCAGTTGGTTGATTTGAATAAAAACGCTGAGGAGGAAGGCAAGTCTGATTCGGTTGTGGTGCCAGTATTATCCTCGGGCCTACCTGTTTCACGAGTTATGGTTCCAGGCCCTGTGCAGCATCGACAGCTGCTGTCTTCCCACTCACAGCAAATGTACAGCCACCTCCTGCGAACCTCGGTGCTGCCTTACGATGAGGTGGTAATGCGCAGACTGTCTTCCAGCCCGTCagcgctctctccctctcacctgtcTACTGTTTACCCCGAGAAGCGAATGTGATCGGCTTTGTCCGACGTCCATCTGTCATATAGCTCTCAAATGCTGTCTTCAATATACAGGACTGCACCTGCACTTGGTATACCTACCTTTTATTTGGTGAAATAATGTAGTGTTAAAATTACTTCCTTTCCTACCTCTCCAAATTTCTTTAAGCAACAAATCTCCTGTCTGAGAGGGAAGGACGTTAAGCAACCTTCAGCCTTGCATCCTGGCCACTCTGAACTAGCAGTGAGAGGCTACATGAAATGATCTGGTGAcattctgatttatttttctgtCCTCTCACTTTGTGGGGAAGAGCGAGTCCTACCTTGCGGCTCTGTCGAGGACATCTGACGGTCG
Coding sequences within:
- the LOC132405356 gene encoding AT-rich interactive domain-containing protein 5B-like isoform X3, giving the protein MHRRAATLVGGPQPPAAAGQHQALLQPGGYPARTQPAPRSGYKDDLPQVKILSYPQYCRYRAIRKRIQKASARCVDEAQLLALGGILLMNQNTKILYCRETFEHPTLGNNMSICDEFAPRVLTRTSAGRVVRTRLQITARPQSLTLLHYQLTGATDLKGRSRKKKPRITKGDESPSRESRQPSQSDAKEEKDKVESENMAAGNGQAYQPDNPSELLSAEQHFLKALHSFMCDRNTPIARIPHLGFKKIDLFVMFTVTQRLGGYDAVTARRLWKHIYDELGGNPGSTSAATCTRRHYERLILPYERYLKGEEHKPLPPAKPRKHTTSTSEDSEKDVKTKNGELNVKVKKGPDVTQMFEKEDKQPSGEKCQENRQRTITAQHLNTQDNSQDKQMQTLKCKREDNVASNVEECSGSKTCPPTGQNASEKPEAKTFRIHEHKIKHQENRECPNVGKKQKSPLHPQDLSGGPSVKQNLHVGTEGSKPIFQSAVFQHLPSGILNFQLPEGISPLDVLKSRLGLATSKDLSKPTLHRHLKAEQSQGIASNGQKIKVCTTSLREPGVQRVAGLVQKESKGVPQPAKRLSFEQLNGIRPVKGNSSTPPSINNSSTVKHSKAEHELNLRPLGLRVGNGSGALLGHPMKLGLVEEGLNLSKSKDCSYIYDPNGQLYEILPQNLSNKQLPPKCEPSIRYREQSSPLNLSKSNKGSSGKRISEFMDASVCVSQKGTSVYPIPPFLQNLCENRESHKKNEQPIKKLRLDSCYTEGIGQGRDSTHSDHSSGVESLSSSPLSLGSGVTSDDMPTDLSLPKYPKTQKPDHSAINNESPQDKRAGSDSEAKGKHLTDPPKLPSFPAVSEATTPLDGIWTAPAKSDLHVPSGTSVNLDQAKSCQDESPNNTERRQFSFSSMVPAEQSCPPARLEEPRKENEEPPRKKPLMSNLAKVGHDKKPLKYQESDLSNHQDLSSSGDEDNKKGALPGSYLNGTSCPDLQNVAEKFGAHFQLVDLNKNAEEEGKSDSVVVPVLSSGLPVSRVMVPGPVQHRQLLSSHSQQMYSHLLRTSVLPYDEVVMRRLSSSPSALSPSHLSTVYPEKRM
- the LOC132405356 gene encoding AT-rich interactive domain-containing protein 5B-like isoform X2 codes for the protein MEPLKIEWIGSPCGSHGPCTFYRAFSLPEPGSSGQGKAPRTLTARLGQFLFVRCQPHEPECIAELQLLWEDRSRQQLLASTRLYFSPEDTPQGRNLHHGQDEVIAVSKKVIIRLQDLAKWVCTKTSQWATNAQESKPDTMNLDSSEDNEDSELHASPPSDCHLTSNVGNECEHSGYKDDLPQVKILSYPQYCRYRAIRKRIQKASARCVDEAQLLALGGILLMNQNTKILYCRETFEHPTLGNNMSICDEFAPRVLTRTSAGRVVRTRLQITARPQSLTLLHYQLTGATDLKGRSRKKKPRITKGDESPSRESRQPSQSDAKEEKDKVESENMAAGNGQAYQPDNPSELLSAEQHFLKALHSFMCDRNTPIARIPHLGFKKIDLFVMFTVTQRLGGYDAVTARRLWKHIYDELGGNPGSTSAATCTRRHYERLILPYERYLKGEEHKPLPPAKPRKHTTSTSEDSEKDVKTKNGELNVKVKKGPDVTQMFEKEDKQPSGEKCQENRQRTITAQHLNTQDNSQDKQMQTLKCKREDNVASNVEECSGSKTCPPTGQNASEKPEAKTFRIHEHKIKHQENRECPNVGKKQKSPLHPQDLSGGPSVKQNLHVGTEGSKPIFQSAVFQHLPSGILNFQLPEGISPLDVLKSRLGLATSKDLSKPTLHRHLKAEQSQGIASNGQKIKVCTTSLREPGVQRVAGLVQKESKGVPQPAKRLSFEQLNGIRPVKGNSSTPPSINNSSTVKHSKAEHELNLRPLGLRVGNGSGALLGHPMKLGLVEEGLNLSKSKDCSYIYDPNGQLYEILPQNLSNKQLPPKCEPSIRYREQSSPLNLSKSNKGSSGKRISEFMDASVCVSQKGTSVYPIPPFLQNLCENRESHKKNEQPIKKLRLDSCYTEGIGQGRDSTHSDHSSGVESLSSSPLSLGSGVTSDDMPTDLSLPKYPKTQKPDHSAINNESPQDKRAGSDSEAKGKHLTDPPKLPSFPAVSEATTPLDGIWTAPAKSDLHVPSGTSVNLDQAKSCQDESPNNTERRQFSFSSMVPAEQSCPPARLEEPRKENEEPPRKKPLMSNLAKVGHDKKPLKYQESDLSNHQDLSSSGDEDNKKGALPGSYLNGTSCPDLQNVAEKFGAHFQLVDLNKNAEEEGKSDSVVVPVLSSGLPVSRVMVPGPVQHRQLLSSHSQQMYSHLLRTSVLPYDEVVMRRLSSSPSALSPSHLSTVYPEKRM
- the LOC132405356 gene encoding AT-rich interactive domain-containing protein 5B-like isoform X1, with protein sequence MEPLKIEWIGSPCGSHGPCTFYRAFSLPEPGSSGQGKAPRTLTARLGQFLFVRCQPHEPECIAELQLLWEDRSRQQLLASTRLYFSPEDTPQGRNLHHGQDEVIAVSKKVIIRLQDLAKWVCTKTSQWATNAQESKPDTMNLDSSEDNEDSELHASPPSDCHLTSNVGNECEHSDPAVDQDSEAAILLEELSIKEIDGQGILRYKDDLPQVKILSYPQYCRYRAIRKRIQKASARCVDEAQLLALGGILLMNQNTKILYCRETFEHPTLGNNMSICDEFAPRVLTRTSAGRVVRTRLQITARPQSLTLLHYQLTGATDLKGRSRKKKPRITKGDESPSRESRQPSQSDAKEEKDKVESENMAAGNGQAYQPDNPSELLSAEQHFLKALHSFMCDRNTPIARIPHLGFKKIDLFVMFTVTQRLGGYDAVTARRLWKHIYDELGGNPGSTSAATCTRRHYERLILPYERYLKGEEHKPLPPAKPRKHTTSTSEDSEKDVKTKNGELNVKVKKGPDVTQMFEKEDKQPSGEKCQENRQRTITAQHLNTQDNSQDKQMQTLKCKREDNVASNVEECSGSKTCPPTGQNASEKPEAKTFRIHEHKIKHQENRECPNVGKKQKSPLHPQDLSGGPSVKQNLHVGTEGSKPIFQSAVFQHLPSGILNFQLPEGISPLDVLKSRLGLATSKDLSKPTLHRHLKAEQSQGIASNGQKIKVCTTSLREPGVQRVAGLVQKESKGVPQPAKRLSFEQLNGIRPVKGNSSTPPSINNSSTVKHSKAEHELNLRPLGLRVGNGSGALLGHPMKLGLVEEGLNLSKSKDCSYIYDPNGQLYEILPQNLSNKQLPPKCEPSIRYREQSSPLNLSKSNKGSSGKRISEFMDASVCVSQKGTSVYPIPPFLQNLCENRESHKKNEQPIKKLRLDSCYTEGIGQGRDSTHSDHSSGVESLSSSPLSLGSGVTSDDMPTDLSLPKYPKTQKPDHSAINNESPQDKRAGSDSEAKGKHLTDPPKLPSFPAVSEATTPLDGIWTAPAKSDLHVPSGTSVNLDQAKSCQDESPNNTERRQFSFSSMVPAEQSCPPARLEEPRKENEEPPRKKPLMSNLAKVGHDKKPLKYQESDLSNHQDLSSSGDEDNKKGALPGSYLNGTSCPDLQNVAEKFGAHFQLVDLNKNAEEEGKSDSVVVPVLSSGLPVSRVMVPGPVQHRQLLSSHSQQMYSHLLRTSVLPYDEVVMRRLSSSPSALSPSHLSTVYPEKRM